From the Montipora capricornis isolate CH-2021 chromosome 2, ASM3666992v2, whole genome shotgun sequence genome, one window contains:
- the LOC138038454 gene encoding uncharacterized protein, which translates to MIRQPSSTMIVGPSGSGKTQLTEALLTEGNVFEGGRTKPCHYCYAVWQPRFERMKGRGIRFHEGIPDISDLRQWFGKSQGGILVLDDLMDEGGNDKRVLDLFTRESHHRNITVLYLCQDLFPPGKYAKTISRNAHYLFVFKNPRDQSGFRALTLQAFPDRWRDVLRLFERCTQRPYGYIMMDLHPASDDRYRLFSCVTPSDGPTQVWKRE; encoded by the coding sequence AtgatacggcaacccagtagcACGATGATCGTCGGTCCCTCGGGGAGTGGCAAGACGCAATTGACCGAAGCCCTCTTGACAGAAGGCAATGTCTTTGAAGGAGGACGGACCAAACCGTGTCATTACTGTTATGCTGTGTGGCAACCGCGTTTCGAACGGATGAAAGGTCGTGGGATCCGATTTCACGAAGGGATCCCCGACATTTCGGATCTTCGACAATGGTTTGGAAAAAGTCAAGGTGGGATCCTGGTCTTGGACGATCTCATGGACGAAGGTGGGAACGACAAACGCGTGTTGGACCTATTCACTCGAGAATCGCATCATCGGAACATCACGGTGTTGTATTTGTGTCAAGACTTATTTCCACCCGGCAAGTATGCCAAGACCATCTCTAGGAATGCCCATTATCTCTTTGTGTTCAAGAATCCTAGAGATCAATCGGGATTTCGGGCCTTGACGTTACAAGCCTTTCCCGATCGATGGCGTGACGTCCTTCGTCTCTTCGAGAGGTGCACGCAACGCCCGTACGGGTATATAATGATGGATCTTCATCCCGCTTCAGACGATCGGTACCGACTGTTCAGTTGTGTGACACCATCGGATGGTCCGACTCAAGTGTGGAAACGTGAATGA